The following coding sequences are from one Microbulbifer sp. TB1203 window:
- the rlmN gene encoding 23S rRNA (adenine(2503)-C(2))-methyltransferase RlmN → MSTTETAKTNLLGLSLDKLAAFFESLGEKRFRAVQVLKWIHQNGVDDFAQMTNVSKALRAKLAEVAEIRAPEVLGQWDSADGTRKWLIRVTGGSAIETVYIPDGDRGTLCVSSQVGCSLDCSFCATGKQGFNRDLTAAEIIGQVWIACKSFGQLQPKGPRKVTNVVMMGMGEPLLNFDNVVDAMNLMMEDNAYGISKRRVTLSTSGVVPALDRLADVTDVSLAISLHAPNDELRNQLVPINKKYPIAMLLDSAKRYIERMPDTHRKMTIEYTMMREVNDRPEHAEQLAELLRDVPVKINLIPFNPFELSDYQRVSNNALRRFQQILLEKGFTVTVRTTRGDDIAAACGQLAGSVNDRTRRSERYRNAGRVTSREGELLAEERSPEQPVRIVG, encoded by the coding sequence ATGAGCACCACTGAAACCGCCAAGACCAATCTGCTGGGCCTGTCCCTGGACAAGCTCGCGGCTTTCTTCGAGTCCCTGGGCGAGAAGCGCTTTCGAGCGGTGCAGGTGCTGAAGTGGATTCACCAGAACGGCGTGGACGATTTTGCGCAGATGACCAACGTCAGCAAAGCCCTGCGCGCAAAGCTGGCCGAGGTCGCCGAGATCCGCGCCCCGGAAGTGCTGGGGCAGTGGGACTCCGCCGACGGTACCCGCAAGTGGCTGATCCGGGTGACCGGGGGCAGCGCCATCGAGACGGTCTATATCCCCGATGGCGACCGCGGCACCCTCTGTGTCTCCTCCCAGGTGGGGTGTTCCCTGGACTGCAGCTTCTGCGCCACCGGTAAGCAGGGTTTCAACCGCGACCTGACCGCCGCCGAGATCATCGGCCAGGTGTGGATCGCCTGTAAGTCCTTCGGCCAGTTGCAACCCAAGGGCCCGAGGAAGGTGACCAATGTGGTGATGATGGGCATGGGCGAGCCCCTGCTCAACTTCGACAATGTGGTCGACGCCATGAACCTGATGATGGAGGACAACGCTTACGGCATCTCCAAGCGCCGGGTGACCCTCTCCACCTCCGGCGTAGTGCCGGCGCTGGACCGGCTGGCGGACGTGACCGACGTGAGCCTGGCCATCTCGCTGCACGCGCCCAACGACGAGCTGCGCAACCAATTGGTGCCCATCAACAAAAAGTACCCGATAGCGATGCTGCTGGACTCCGCCAAGCGCTACATCGAGCGTATGCCGGATACCCACCGCAAAATGACCATCGAGTACACCATGATGCGTGAGGTCAATGACCGTCCCGAGCACGCCGAGCAGCTGGCGGAGCTGCTGCGCGATGTGCCGGTGAAGATAAATCTGATACCCTTCAACCCGTTCGAGTTGTCGGACTACCAGCGGGTCAGTAACAACGCTTTGCGACGCTTTCAACAGATTCTGCTGGAGAAAGGCTTTACCGTAACCGTGCGCACCACCCGCGGCGACGATATCGCCGCGGCCTGCGGCCAATTGGCCGGCAGTGTCAACGATCGCACCCGCCGCTCCGAGCGCTACCGCAATGCCGGGCGGGTGACTTCCAGGGAGGGGGAACTACTGGCGGAGGAAAGGAGTCCGGAACAGCCGGTGCGAATCGTCGGCTGA
- the hisS gene encoding histidine--tRNA ligase encodes MKQLRAIRGMNDLLPGQSPAWQYVESALSELFARYGYSEIRTPLLEATQLFSRAVGESTDIVEKEMYTFDDKSGDSVTLRPEGTAGTVRAAIQNNLLTSPQRLWYTGPMFRYERPQKGRLRQFHQFGVEVFGIDGPDIDAEILVMTARLWRQLGVSDQVKLQLNSLGSSASRAAYREALVEYLTAHRERLDEDSQRRLERNPLRILDSKNAQTQELLADAPCLLDFLDSESAAHFASLREMLDAAGVAYEINPRLVRGLDYYGKTVFEWVTDSLGAQGTVCAGGRYDSLVEQMGGKSTPAVGFGLGVERLVLLLETLDVLPDTLEQQVDAYLVAVGEVQSSALAAAERLRDELPWLRLQTHCGGGSFKSQMKKADRSNADFALIIGEDEAAAGQVTVKYLRSDEPQQTVALAELPALLQS; translated from the coding sequence TTGAAACAACTTCGCGCAATACGCGGCATGAACGACCTGCTGCCGGGCCAATCGCCCGCCTGGCAGTACGTGGAATCAGCCCTCAGCGAACTCTTCGCCCGCTACGGCTACAGCGAGATCCGCACCCCGCTGCTGGAGGCAACCCAGCTGTTCAGCCGCGCGGTGGGGGAGTCCACGGATATCGTGGAAAAAGAGATGTACACCTTCGACGACAAGAGCGGCGACAGCGTCACCCTGCGTCCCGAAGGCACCGCCGGCACCGTGCGCGCGGCCATCCAGAACAACCTGCTCACCTCTCCCCAGCGGCTCTGGTACACCGGCCCCATGTTCCGCTACGAGCGCCCGCAGAAGGGCCGCCTGCGCCAGTTCCACCAGTTCGGTGTGGAGGTGTTCGGCATCGACGGGCCGGATATCGATGCGGAGATCCTGGTGATGACCGCCCGCCTGTGGCGCCAGTTGGGTGTTTCCGACCAGGTGAAACTGCAGCTCAACTCCCTGGGCAGCTCCGCCAGCCGCGCCGCCTACCGGGAGGCGCTGGTGGAGTACCTCACCGCCCACCGGGAGCGGTTGGATGAGGACAGCCAGCGGCGCCTGGAGCGCAATCCCCTGCGCATTCTCGACAGCAAAAATGCCCAGACCCAGGAACTGCTGGCGGATGCCCCCTGTCTACTGGACTTTCTCGACAGCGAATCCGCGGCTCACTTCGCCAGCCTGCGCGAAATGCTCGATGCCGCCGGCGTCGCCTACGAGATCAATCCGCGGCTGGTGCGCGGCCTCGACTACTATGGCAAAACGGTTTTCGAGTGGGTGACCGACAGCCTCGGTGCCCAGGGCACCGTCTGTGCCGGCGGCCGCTACGACAGCCTGGTGGAGCAGATGGGCGGCAAGTCCACCCCGGCGGTGGGCTTTGGCCTGGGGGTCGAGCGGCTGGTGCTGCTGCTGGAGACCCTGGATGTGCTGCCGGACACACTGGAGCAACAGGTGGATGCCTACCTGGTGGCGGTGGGTGAGGTACAATCGTCCGCTTTGGCCGCCGCGGAACGGCTGCGCGACGAACTGCCCTGGTTGCGCCTGCAGACTCACTGCGGCGGCGGCAGCTTCAAGAGCCAGATGAAAAAGGCCGACAGAAGCAACGCCGACTTCGCGCTGATCATCGGCGAGGACGAGGCGGCCGCCGGCCAGGTGACGGTGAAATACCTGCGTTCCGATGAACCGCAGCAGACCGTGGCGCTCGCCGAGCTGCCCGCATTGTTACAGAGCTAA
- the pilW gene encoding type IV pilus biogenesis/stability protein PilW: MLAKLFSLSLAGLLLSVLLGGCVTTGMPQRQEIDLDKALQTHVQLGLRYLQNGGREAARRHFLEALKLGKRNPQAHHGLALLYQMDGELDVAESHFKKALRYDNDFSMARTNYGAFLYQQGRYVDALEQFERASEDLTYGRRSYALANYGRTALKLGKVEAAERAYTRALALDANLPQALLELAELKFDAGEYSQAKRYLDRFAEGSRQVPQSLWLGIRIEKIFGNRDKERSYALALKNLYPYSAEALKYKEMMAHDG, encoded by the coding sequence GTGTTGGCGAAACTCTTTTCCCTGTCCCTGGCGGGATTGCTGCTCAGTGTGCTACTGGGCGGCTGCGTAACCACCGGAATGCCCCAGCGCCAGGAGATCGACCTGGACAAGGCGTTGCAGACCCACGTGCAACTGGGCCTGCGCTACCTGCAGAACGGTGGCCGCGAAGCTGCCCGCCGCCACTTCCTCGAAGCGCTCAAGCTGGGCAAGAGAAACCCTCAGGCCCACCACGGCCTGGCCCTGCTGTACCAGATGGACGGCGAACTGGACGTGGCCGAGTCCCACTTCAAGAAAGCCCTGCGCTACGACAACGATTTCTCCATGGCCCGTACCAATTACGGCGCCTTCCTCTACCAGCAGGGGCGCTACGTAGACGCCTTGGAGCAGTTTGAGCGGGCTTCCGAGGACCTCACCTACGGCCGTCGCTCCTACGCCCTGGCCAACTATGGCCGCACTGCCCTCAAGCTGGGCAAGGTGGAGGCGGCAGAGAGGGCCTACACCCGAGCCCTGGCGCTGGACGCGAACCTGCCCCAGGCGCTGCTGGAGCTGGCTGAGCTGAAGTTCGATGCCGGCGAGTACTCACAGGCCAAGCGCTACCTGGACAGGTTTGCGGAAGGAAGCCGTCAGGTCCCCCAATCCCTTTGGCTGGGCATCCGCATCGAGAAGATCTTTGGCAACCGGGACAAGGAAAGGAGCTACGCCCTGGCGCTGAAAAACCTCTATCCCTATTCGGCGGAAGCGCTGAAATACAAAGAGATGATGGCCCATGACGGATAG
- a CDS encoding RodZ domain-containing protein, with amino-acid sequence MTDSSSDTSNPPAQETDASQDLDNSPGSQLRRAREHAGLSLEELSRRLCMTLGKLELLERDEYDRLPGALYVRGYIRNACKELGIDAEPVLEAFSGYSAAEEESRALLEHVRRAPVMESKPRRSLRGLALLPLVLVAGVFWWLHGREPAPPTLSVGNQSSETEVAEAVEEPAVEAESTLFAVGEEAPQTDLQPGEPVEAPRPEAAGEAEPAPSPGGIEAKPDVLPVPAAAPGTGSASQLELFFDEESWIEVRDASGAVLLAKLKPAGSQVTLEGQPPFELMLGNASGTRVRYRGEPVASDALGNRRTRKLTVGE; translated from the coding sequence ATGACGGATAGCAGCTCCGACACTTCGAACCCGCCGGCGCAGGAGACCGACGCGTCGCAGGACCTGGACAATTCCCCCGGCAGCCAGCTTCGGCGCGCGCGCGAGCACGCCGGTTTGAGCCTGGAAGAGCTATCCCGCCGCCTGTGCATGACACTGGGCAAACTGGAGCTGCTCGAGCGGGATGAGTACGACCGCCTGCCCGGGGCTCTCTATGTGCGGGGTTACATCCGCAACGCTTGCAAGGAGCTGGGTATCGACGCCGAACCGGTGCTGGAAGCCTTTTCCGGCTACAGCGCCGCGGAAGAGGAGAGTCGCGCCCTGCTGGAGCACGTGCGCCGCGCCCCAGTGATGGAAAGCAAGCCCCGGCGCAGCCTGCGCGGTTTGGCGTTGCTGCCCTTGGTGTTAGTGGCCGGGGTCTTCTGGTGGCTGCACGGGCGGGAGCCGGCTCCCCCAACGCTCTCCGTCGGCAACCAGTCCTCTGAGACCGAAGTGGCGGAGGCGGTGGAAGAGCCCGCCGTGGAAGCGGAGTCCACCTTATTCGCGGTGGGGGAGGAGGCTCCGCAGACCGACTTGCAGCCGGGAGAGCCGGTTGAAGCGCCTCGCCCCGAGGCCGCCGGTGAGGCCGAGCCGGCCCCGTCCCCCGGTGGGATCGAAGCGAAGCCGGACGTACTACCGGTCCCGGCAGCCGCTCCCGGTACCGGCAGCGCCTCGCAGCTGGAACTGTTTTTCGACGAGGAGTCCTGGATCGAGGTGAGAGATGCCAGTGGGGCGGTGCTGTTGGCCAAGCTGAAACCGGCGGGCAGCCAGGTGACCCTGGAGGGCCAGCCGCCGTTCGAACTGATGCTGGGCAACGCCAGCGGCACCCGGGTGCGCTACCGGGGTGAACCGGTCGCCAGTGACGCCCTCGGCAACCGTCGGACCCGCAAGCTCACAGTCGGCGAATAA
- the der gene encoding ribosome biogenesis GTPase Der, translating into MLPVIALVGRPNVGKSTLFNRLTKSRDALVANYAGLTRDRKYGEAEIEGRKMILVDTGGISGGEEGIDAAMAQQSLQAIEEADIVLFLVDCRAGLTPADQMIAEQLRTRSKPTFLVANKVDGVNPDIALAPFYELGIGELFPTTATHGRGVRTLMQRVVEDLPEQVEPEAVEKATGIKIAIVGRPNVGKSTLVNRLLGEDRVVVYDQPGTTRDSVYINYERDEKPYTLIDTAGIRRRKNIVESVEKFSIVKTLQAVEDANVVVLVIDAREGLVDQDMHLMGSVIQAGRALVVALNKWDGLEDDHRQFVKAELERRLRFVDFADIHFISALHGTGVGNLYQSIEAAYQSATDKLSTNHLTRILQWAVSEHQPPLVHGHRIKLRYAHAGGQNPPVIVIHGNQTERVPAHYVRYLEKTYRKALDLHGTPVKIEFRTGANPYAGRKQKLTDRQKAKKRRLMKFVKKKK; encoded by the coding sequence ATGCTGCCAGTAATCGCCCTGGTCGGGCGCCCCAACGTGGGCAAATCCACCCTGTTCAACCGGCTCACCAAGAGCCGCGACGCTTTGGTGGCCAACTACGCCGGCCTCACCCGCGACCGCAAGTACGGCGAGGCGGAAATCGAGGGGCGCAAGATGATCCTCGTGGATACCGGCGGTATCAGCGGTGGCGAAGAGGGTATAGATGCAGCCATGGCGCAGCAGTCACTGCAGGCCATCGAAGAGGCGGATATCGTCCTGTTCCTGGTGGACTGTCGTGCGGGCCTGACTCCCGCAGACCAAATGATCGCCGAACAGCTGCGCACCCGCTCCAAACCCACCTTCCTGGTGGCCAACAAGGTGGACGGGGTCAACCCGGATATCGCCCTGGCGCCCTTCTACGAACTGGGCATCGGCGAACTGTTTCCCACCACCGCCACCCACGGCCGCGGCGTGCGCACGCTGATGCAGCGGGTTGTCGAGGATCTGCCCGAGCAGGTGGAGCCGGAAGCCGTGGAAAAGGCCACCGGCATCAAGATCGCCATCGTCGGTCGCCCCAATGTGGGCAAATCCACCCTGGTCAACCGCCTGCTCGGCGAGGACAGGGTGGTGGTCTACGACCAGCCGGGCACCACACGGGACAGCGTCTACATCAATTACGAGCGCGACGAAAAACCCTACACCCTGATCGACACCGCCGGTATCCGCCGGCGCAAAAATATTGTGGAATCGGTGGAGAAATTCTCCATCGTCAAAACCCTGCAGGCGGTGGAAGACGCCAATGTGGTGGTGCTGGTGATCGATGCCCGCGAGGGCCTGGTGGACCAGGATATGCACCTGATGGGCAGCGTCATCCAGGCCGGTCGCGCACTGGTGGTGGCGCTGAACAAGTGGGATGGCCTGGAAGATGATCACCGCCAGTTTGTAAAAGCGGAGCTGGAGCGGCGCCTGCGTTTTGTGGACTTCGCCGATATCCATTTTATTTCCGCCCTGCACGGCACCGGCGTCGGCAACCTGTACCAGTCCATCGAGGCCGCTTATCAAAGTGCCACCGACAAGCTGTCCACCAACCACCTGACAAGAATCCTGCAGTGGGCGGTAAGCGAGCACCAACCGCCGCTGGTGCACGGCCACCGCATCAAATTGCGCTACGCCCACGCCGGTGGGCAGAATCCCCCGGTGATCGTGATTCACGGAAACCAGACCGAGCGGGTGCCGGCGCACTATGTGCGCTACCTTGAAAAGACCTACCGCAAGGCCCTGGATCTGCACGGCACCCCGGTAAAGATCGAATTCCGCACCGGCGCCAACCCCTATGCGGGCAGGAAACAGAAACTGACTGACCGACAGAAAGCCAAAAAGCGGCGCCTGATGAAGTTCGTCAAAAAGAAAAAGTAG
- a CDS encoding NAD-dependent succinate-semialdehyde dehydrogenase translates to MLELKNPSLLRKQSYIDGQWLDADSGKTFDVTNPATGETIATIADAGVAETRRAIEAADKAWPDWRNATVKERAKIMRRWFDLIVANADDLAKILTAEQGKPLSESKTEILYGANYIEWFSEEAKRVYGDVIAPPSNDKRIVVIKQSVGVTCSITPWNFPSAMIARKMAPALAAGCPFVAKPASETPLSALALGVLAEEAGIPAGVFNVVAGKSAREIGQEMTSNPLVRKFTFTGSTAVGKQLQAQCAETIKKTSLELGGNAPFIVFDDADIDAAVKGAIICKYRNAGQTCVCANRIFVQEGVYDEFAEKFTAATNALKMGNGAEEGTEVGPLISSKAVKGVQELVDDALKKGAKAIAEGGPSSLGECFYAPTILSGADDTMRLFKEEIFGPVAPLFKFSSEEEVIRLANDTEFGLASYFYSRDIGRIWRVSEGLEYGMVGINEGIVSNEMAPFGGVKQSGSGREGSKYGLDDYLEIKYLCMGGI, encoded by the coding sequence ATGCTCGAACTGAAAAACCCCTCGCTACTGCGCAAACAGTCCTACATAGACGGCCAATGGCTGGACGCCGATTCCGGCAAAACCTTCGATGTCACCAACCCCGCCACCGGTGAAACGATCGCCACTATCGCCGACGCCGGCGTCGCGGAAACCCGCCGCGCCATCGAGGCCGCCGACAAAGCCTGGCCCGACTGGCGAAATGCCACGGTAAAAGAGCGCGCAAAAATCATGCGACGCTGGTTCGACCTGATTGTCGCCAACGCGGACGACCTGGCAAAAATTCTCACCGCTGAACAGGGCAAGCCGCTCTCGGAATCCAAAACCGAAATCCTCTACGGTGCCAACTATATCGAGTGGTTTTCCGAGGAGGCCAAGCGGGTCTACGGCGACGTGATCGCTCCGCCGTCGAACGACAAGCGCATCGTGGTGATCAAGCAGTCCGTGGGCGTTACCTGTTCCATCACTCCATGGAATTTCCCAAGCGCCATGATCGCGCGCAAAATGGCTCCGGCCCTGGCCGCCGGCTGTCCCTTTGTGGCCAAGCCCGCTTCGGAGACGCCGCTCTCGGCGCTGGCGCTGGGGGTCTTGGCAGAGGAAGCGGGCATCCCCGCCGGTGTGTTCAACGTAGTCGCCGGCAAGAGCGCCAGGGAAATCGGCCAAGAGATGACCTCCAACCCCCTGGTGCGCAAATTCACCTTCACCGGCTCCACCGCGGTGGGCAAACAGCTGCAGGCCCAGTGCGCCGAGACCATCAAGAAAACCTCCCTCGAGCTGGGGGGCAATGCGCCCTTTATCGTCTTCGACGACGCGGATATCGATGCCGCGGTCAAGGGCGCGATCATCTGCAAATACCGCAACGCCGGCCAGACCTGCGTCTGCGCCAACCGCATCTTCGTACAGGAGGGTGTCTACGACGAGTTCGCGGAGAAATTCACCGCCGCGACCAATGCTCTTAAAATGGGTAACGGCGCCGAAGAGGGCACCGAAGTCGGGCCGTTGATCAGCAGCAAAGCGGTGAAAGGCGTGCAGGAGCTGGTGGACGATGCGCTGAAAAAGGGCGCCAAAGCCATTGCCGAAGGCGGCCCCAGCTCCTTGGGGGAATGCTTCTATGCCCCCACGATTCTCAGCGGTGCGGACGACACCATGCGATTGTTCAAGGAGGAAATCTTCGGCCCGGTGGCGCCTCTGTTCAAATTCTCCTCCGAGGAGGAGGTCATTCGCCTGGCCAACGACACCGAATTCGGCCTCGCCTCCTATTTCTATTCCCGCGACATCGGCCGCATCTGGCGCGTCAGCGAGGGCCTGGAATACGGCATGGTGGGCATCAATGAGGGCATCGTCTCCAACGAAATGGCCCCCTTCGGCGGCGTCAAACAATCCGGTAGCGGACGCGAGGGTTCCAAGTACGGCCTGGACGACTACCTGGAAATTAAATACCTCTGCATGGGAGGAATTT
- the bamB gene encoding outer membrane protein assembly factor BamB, with translation MKFPTRALNRFAAVALAAVLAACASNDDKEDTDPVALVDITTTSVELREVWSKNIGKIDRKRYAMLQPALANGVLYAANSEGEVFAFDRSTGRRQWETDLDVSLSGGVGAGQGIVVVSDYRGRVIALGLSDGREVWSYQVSGEVVSAPAVGAGMVVVQTVDGKLIGLDAASGEERWSHFTSLPVLTLRGTAAPVISGSTVFAGLDNGKLIALGVTDGIPRWEQRVAIPQGSAELERVVDVDGAPVVRGDLVFAASYQGRVVALSRQDGRGLWARDASTNHSVAVGGGNVYLSGADGSVHAYNVGNGQIVWNNSELLRRELSGPIYFGDVLVVGDLEGYLHVLDPTSGQFIGRKRIDSDPVRIPMLVDGDLLFALSDDGELVALRLERR, from the coding sequence ATGAAATTCCCTACCCGCGCACTGAACCGCTTCGCGGCGGTGGCCCTGGCGGCCGTCCTGGCCGCCTGTGCCTCCAACGACGACAAGGAAGACACCGATCCGGTGGCGCTGGTGGATATCACCACCACCAGCGTGGAGCTGCGCGAGGTCTGGTCCAAAAACATCGGCAAAATCGACCGCAAGCGCTACGCCATGCTGCAGCCGGCGCTGGCCAACGGTGTGCTGTATGCTGCCAACAGCGAAGGAGAGGTGTTTGCCTTCGACCGCAGCACCGGCAGGCGCCAGTGGGAGACTGACCTGGACGTCTCCCTCAGTGGCGGGGTGGGCGCGGGTCAGGGCATCGTCGTGGTCAGCGATTATCGTGGCCGCGTGATTGCGCTCGGCCTGAGCGACGGCAGGGAAGTCTGGAGCTACCAAGTGTCCGGTGAAGTGGTCTCCGCCCCGGCGGTGGGTGCGGGCATGGTGGTGGTGCAGACGGTGGACGGCAAATTGATCGGCCTGGATGCCGCCAGCGGCGAAGAGCGCTGGAGCCACTTCACCTCCCTGCCGGTACTGACCCTGCGGGGCACCGCCGCGCCGGTGATTTCCGGCAGCACGGTATTCGCCGGCCTGGATAACGGCAAGTTGATTGCGCTGGGTGTCACCGACGGTATACCGCGCTGGGAGCAGCGGGTGGCCATCCCCCAGGGCTCCGCTGAACTGGAGCGGGTGGTGGATGTCGACGGCGCGCCGGTAGTGCGCGGAGACCTGGTGTTCGCTGCCAGCTACCAGGGCCGGGTGGTGGCCCTCTCCCGGCAAGATGGCCGCGGCCTCTGGGCGCGCGACGCATCCACCAATCACAGCGTGGCGGTGGGTGGCGGCAACGTCTACCTGAGCGGTGCCGACGGTAGCGTCCACGCCTACAATGTGGGCAACGGACAGATCGTCTGGAACAACAGCGAACTGCTCCGCAGGGAACTGAGCGGACCGATTTACTTCGGCGACGTGCTGGTTGTGGGGGACCTGGAGGGTTATCTCCACGTATTGGATCCCACCAGTGGCCAGTTTATCGGTCGCAAGCGGATCGATAGCGACCCGGTGCGTATCCCCATGCTGGTGGACGGCGACCTGCTGTTCGCCCTGTCCGACGACGGCGAGTTGGTGGCCCTGCGCCTGGAGCGCCGATAA
- the ispG gene encoding flavodoxin-dependent (E)-4-hydroxy-3-methylbut-2-enyl-diphosphate synthase: MQFESPIVRRVSRQIMVGDVPVGGGAPISVQSMTNTDTCDVAATVDQVRRLQAAGADIVRVSVPSMDAAEAFGEIRKQVGVPLVADIHFDYRIALRVAELGVDCLRINPGNIGREKRIRAVVDKARDLNIPIRIGVNAGSLEKDLQKKYGEPTPDALVESALRHVEILDSLDFHNFKVSVKASDIFMATAAYRKLAQLIEQPLHLGITEAGGLRSGTVKSAIGLGALLLDGIGDTLRVSLAADPVEEVKVGWDLLKSLRLRTKGINFIACPSCSRQNFDVVKTMNELETRLEDITTPLDVAVIGCIVNGPGEAKEADIGLAGGTPSHAIYVDGQPNRKFTNENLVDDLERLIREKAAAKAEREADIIAKA; this comes from the coding sequence ATGCAATTTGAATCCCCCATCGTTCGCCGCGTATCGCGCCAGATTATGGTGGGCGATGTACCCGTAGGGGGCGGTGCGCCCATCTCGGTGCAGAGCATGACCAACACCGACACCTGCGATGTGGCCGCCACCGTGGACCAGGTCCGGCGCCTGCAGGCGGCCGGCGCTGATATCGTGCGGGTATCCGTGCCCAGCATGGACGCCGCCGAGGCTTTCGGCGAGATCAGGAAACAGGTGGGCGTGCCGCTGGTGGCGGATATCCACTTCGATTACCGCATCGCCCTGCGCGTCGCCGAGCTGGGGGTGGACTGCCTGCGCATCAACCCCGGCAATATCGGCCGCGAGAAGCGCATTCGCGCCGTAGTGGACAAGGCCCGCGACCTGAACATCCCCATCCGCATCGGGGTCAATGCCGGTTCCCTGGAAAAGGACCTGCAGAAAAAATACGGCGAGCCCACCCCGGACGCGCTGGTGGAATCCGCTTTGCGCCATGTGGAGATCCTCGACAGCCTGGATTTCCACAACTTCAAGGTGAGCGTCAAGGCGTCCGACATCTTCATGGCCACCGCCGCCTACCGCAAGCTGGCGCAGTTGATCGAACAACCGCTGCACCTGGGCATCACCGAGGCCGGCGGCCTGCGTTCCGGTACGGTCAAGTCCGCCATCGGCCTGGGCGCTCTGCTGCTGGACGGCATCGGCGATACCCTGCGGGTTTCCCTGGCCGCGGACCCGGTGGAAGAAGTGAAAGTGGGCTGGGACCTGCTCAAAAGCCTGCGCCTGCGCACCAAGGGCATCAACTTTATCGCCTGCCCCAGTTGCTCGCGGCAGAACTTCGACGTGGTGAAAACCATGAACGAACTGGAGACGCGCCTGGAGGACATCACCACGCCGCTGGACGTGGCGGTGATCGGCTGCATCGTCAACGGCCCCGGCGAGGCGAAGGAAGCGGATATCGGCCTCGCCGGTGGAACCCCCAGCCACGCCATCTACGTGGACGGCCAACCAAACCGCAAATTCACGAATGAAAACCTGGTCGACGACCTGGAGCGCCTGATTCGGGAAAAGGCCGCGGCGAAGGCGGAGCGGGAAGCGGATATCATCGCGAAGGCATAA
- the ndk gene encoding nucleoside-diphosphate kinase — MALERTLSIIKPDAVAKNVIGEIESRFEKAGLRIVAMKMLQLSREKAEGFYAEHKERPFFKDLVDFMTSGPVVVQVLEGENAVIANRDLMGATNPKEAAPGTIRADFAQSIDANAVHGSDSAESAAREVSYFFADDEICPRS; from the coding sequence ATGGCCCTGGAGCGCACTCTTTCCATCATCAAGCCGGATGCGGTTGCCAAGAATGTGATCGGCGAAATTGAAAGCCGTTTCGAGAAAGCCGGCCTGCGTATCGTCGCCATGAAAATGCTGCAGCTGTCCCGCGAGAAAGCCGAGGGCTTCTACGCCGAGCACAAAGAGCGCCCCTTCTTCAAAGACCTGGTGGACTTTATGACCTCCGGTCCGGTAGTGGTGCAGGTCCTGGAAGGCGAAAATGCCGTCATTGCCAACCGCGACCTGATGGGCGCCACCAACCCGAAGGAAGCGGCCCCGGGTACCATCCGCGCTGACTTCGCCCAGAGCATCGATGCCAACGCCGTGCACGGCTCCGATTCTGCAGAATCTGCCGCCCGCGAAGTGAGCTACTTTTTCGCAGACGACGAGATCTGCCCCCGCAGCTAA
- a CDS encoding tetratricopeptide repeat protein, which produces MADHLTEEEQIESLKRWWAENGRGIVTGVVLALVGYFGYQWWQTSERSKAEEASNLYQSFVEAVSANEGQPDNKQLTTAKSLAQQLKEDFSKRIYASQASLRLAALAAKDNDLETAAKELQWVLDNSDEESLKLLAKRRLATVLAARGKPKEGLELVSADVPPSFAALYSETRGDILLQQGDKAAARSAYQQALAQLLPEQQGNRRLLEMKAESLAVAEPAATEAEDSAPAVEATEEESQPDEERDAQ; this is translated from the coding sequence ATGGCTGACCATCTAACCGAAGAAGAACAAATAGAATCCCTCAAACGCTGGTGGGCGGAAAACGGCAGGGGCATAGTCACTGGCGTGGTCCTGGCACTGGTGGGTTATTTTGGCTACCAGTGGTGGCAGACCAGTGAACGCAGCAAGGCGGAAGAGGCCTCCAACCTCTACCAGAGCTTTGTGGAAGCGGTATCCGCCAACGAGGGCCAGCCGGACAACAAGCAGCTGACCACCGCCAAGAGCCTGGCACAGCAGCTGAAAGAGGACTTTTCCAAACGCATCTACGCCAGCCAGGCTTCCCTGCGGCTCGCGGCGTTGGCGGCGAAGGACAACGACCTGGAGACTGCGGCCAAAGAGTTGCAATGGGTGCTGGACAACAGCGATGAGGAATCCCTCAAGCTGCTCGCCAAACGCCGCCTGGCGACGGTACTGGCCGCCCGCGGCAAGCCGAAAGAAGGGTTGGAACTGGTGAGTGCCGATGTGCCGCCGTCGTTTGCCGCCCTCTACTCGGAGACCCGCGGCGATATCCTCTTACAACAGGGCGATAAAGCCGCAGCCCGCTCTGCCTACCAACAGGCGCTGGCACAGCTGCTGCCGGAGCAGCAGGGCAACCGCCGCCTGCTGGAGATGAAGGCCGAGAGCCTGGCCGTCGCCGAGCCCGCTGCCACAGAGGCGGAAGACAGCGCACCGGCCGTAGAGGCGACCGAGGAAGAATCGCAGCCGGACGAGGAGCGCGACGCACAATGA